One segment of Gammaproteobacteria bacterium DNA contains the following:
- the ccmA gene encoding cytochrome c biogenesis heme-transporting ATPase CcmA, whose product MSGPTTTPLTLSACGVAVWRGDRCLCRDLSFELHAGEALHVQGSNGAGKTSLIRVLAGLGRCDAGEVLWQGEPLRRSGATYRAAIGYLGHSNGVKLGLSPRENLAAACALRHAPPSADIDSTLAQVNLHACADMPCGALSMGQRRRAALARLLLAQVPLWFLDEPLASLDIAGTGLLHAMLDRHLSMGGLAVFATHQPLQLAPRPVQTLTLDGSA is encoded by the coding sequence ATGTCCGGACCGACGACCACACCGCTCACACTGTCGGCATGCGGCGTCGCCGTCTGGCGCGGCGATCGCTGTCTGTGCCGCGACCTGAGTTTCGAATTGCATGCCGGCGAGGCGCTGCACGTGCAGGGATCGAACGGTGCGGGCAAGACCAGTCTGATTCGCGTGCTCGCCGGTCTCGGCCGCTGTGACGCCGGCGAGGTGTTGTGGCAAGGCGAGCCCCTGCGTCGCAGCGGGGCGACCTACCGCGCGGCCATCGGCTATCTTGGGCACAGCAACGGCGTGAAACTGGGGCTGAGTCCACGCGAGAATCTGGCTGCGGCGTGCGCGCTGCGGCATGCACCGCCGAGTGCCGACATAGACAGCACGCTGGCGCAAGTGAATTTGCACGCCTGCGCGGACATGCCGTGTGGCGCACTGTCCATGGGGCAGCGGCGGCGCGCGGCGCTGGCGCGTCTGCTTTTGGCGCAAGTGCCTTTGTGGTTTCTGGATGAGCCGCTTGCCAGCCTGGACATCGCCGGCACGGGATTGTTGCATGCGATGCTCGACCGACATCTGTCCATGGGCGGCCTGGCGGTGTTTGCCACGCATCAGCCTCTGCAGCTGGCGCCGAGGCCTGTGCAGACCCTGACCTTGGACGGGTCGGCATGA
- the ccmB gene encoding heme exporter protein CcmB: MNVAALVQRDLRLAYRRRGELATPAIFFIIVTALFPLAVGSEPALLCRLAPGVIWVAALLASLIGQDSLFKNDYEDSSLEQTLLSPAPLEGLVLLRVFTHWLVTGLPLVILAALLALMLGYPTGALGTLVLGLLLGTPVLSFLGAIGAALTVGLRRSGMLLPILVLPLTVPVLIFGAAAGERAALGEPAAAPLYFLAAMLVLAVTLAPFAIAGGLRISLES, from the coding sequence ATGAATGTCGCAGCGCTGGTGCAGCGGGATCTGCGTCTGGCCTATCGGCGCCGCGGCGAACTCGCGACGCCGGCCATCTTCTTTATAATTGTCACCGCGCTGTTTCCGCTGGCAGTGGGATCCGAGCCGGCACTGCTGTGTCGCCTGGCACCCGGAGTGATCTGGGTGGCGGCATTGCTGGCGAGCCTGATTGGCCAGGATAGTTTGTTCAAGAACGATTACGAGGATAGCAGCCTTGAACAAACGCTGCTGAGTCCCGCCCCGCTCGAAGGACTGGTATTACTGCGCGTATTCACCCACTGGCTGGTCACCGGTCTGCCGCTGGTGATTTTGGCCGCGCTGCTGGCGCTCATGCTGGGCTATCCGACCGGCGCCCTGGGAACTCTGGTGCTGGGTTTATTGCTGGGCACACCGGTGCTGAGTTTTCTGGGTGCGATCGGCGCTGCACTCACGGTGGGCTTGCGGCGCAGCGGCATGCTGTTGCCGATTCTGGTGTTGCCGCTCACCGTGCCGGTGTTGATTTTTGGCGCCGCCGCCGGCGAGCGTGCGGCGCTGGGTGAACCGGCTGCCGCACCACTGTATTTTCTCGCCGCCATGCTGGTGCTGGCGGTGACACTGGCACCGTTTGCCATCGCCGGTGGATTGCGCATCAGTCTCGAATCCTGA
- a CDS encoding heme ABC transporter permease, translating into MFVWFHKLASPPYFYRLAGRVAPWCGWLSLIVILAGLYGGLWLAPPDYQQGDGFRIMYVHVPSAWMSLFIYMVMAVAAAIGLVWRMKLAHAVSAAAAPLGVSFTFLALVTGSLWGKPMWGTYWVWDARLTSELVLLFLYLGYLALNHAFEDQRTGDRASAILALVGIVNVPIIHYSVKWWNTLHQGPTVFFGARADIPPSMYIPLFIMIVGFMLYFAAFILKRLQVEVLQRERHTAWVRELVQRP; encoded by the coding sequence ATGTTTGTCTGGTTTCACAAATTGGCGTCACCGCCGTACTTTTACCGTCTCGCCGGGCGCGTGGCGCCCTGGTGCGGCTGGCTGAGCCTGATCGTCATTCTCGCCGGACTCTACGGCGGATTGTGGCTGGCACCGCCGGATTACCAGCAGGGCGACGGCTTCCGCATCATGTACGTGCATGTGCCGAGTGCCTGGATGTCGCTATTCATATATATGGTGATGGCGGTGGCGGCGGCCATCGGTCTTGTCTGGCGCATGAAACTGGCGCACGCAGTGTCGGCAGCGGCTGCGCCGTTGGGCGTCTCATTCACGTTTCTCGCGCTCGTCACCGGCTCGCTGTGGGGCAAGCCCATGTGGGGCACCTACTGGGTGTGGGACGCGCGGCTAACGTCCGAGCTGGTTTTGCTGTTTCTGTATCTCGGCTATCTCGCGCTCAATCACGCTTTCGAGGATCAACGCACCGGCGACCGGGCGAGCGCCATCCTGGCGCTGGTCGGCATCGTCAATGTCCCGATCATTCATTATTCGGTAAAATGGTGGAACACCCTGCATCAAGGGCCCACGGTATTTTTCGGCGCGCGCGCCGACATCCCGCCCAGCATGTACATCCCGCTGTTCATCATGATTGTCGGTTTCATGTTGTACTTTGCCGCGTTCATCCTCAAGCGCCTGCAGGTGGAAGTGCTGCAGCGCGAGCGCCACACCGCATGGGTGCGCGAACTGGTGCAGCGGCCATGA
- the ccmD gene encoding heme exporter protein CcmD encodes MSSWHEFLTMGGYAAYVWPAYAIVLVVMVINAVLPGRRQRALLKHLRHRASSGGEPQ; translated from the coding sequence ATGAGCTCCTGGCACGAGTTTCTCACCATGGGCGGTTACGCCGCCTACGTCTGGCCGGCATACGCCATCGTGCTGGTGGTGATGGTGATCAATGCGGTTCTGCCCGGCCGGCGGCAACGTGCGCTGCTCAAGCACTTGCGCCACCGCGCATCAAGCGGCGGAGAACCGCAATGA
- the ccmE gene encoding cytochrome c maturation protein CcmE, with product MTPARRRRLIVVAVIVAGVAIAVTLGLQAFRKNLLYYFTPAQVAASNVHVGQSFRMGGLVAMGSVQRVPGSMTVHFTVTDMQKSIPVVYTGILPDLFRQGQGIVVSGTLGKNGVFIADQVLAKHDAKYMPPEVEAAIKKAQIQQRQTVRLAKDPP from the coding sequence ATGACGCCGGCGCGCCGCAGGCGCCTGATTGTGGTCGCTGTGATCGTCGCGGGCGTAGCCATTGCGGTGACCCTGGGCCTGCAGGCCTTCCGCAAGAACCTGCTCTATTACTTCACCCCCGCGCAAGTCGCCGCCAGTAACGTACACGTGGGCCAGAGTTTTCGCATGGGCGGTTTGGTGGCCATGGGCAGCGTGCAACGTGTGCCCGGCAGCATGACCGTGCATTTCACGGTGACCGACATGCAAAAATCAATTCCGGTGGTCTATACCGGCATCCTGCCGGATCTGTTCCGGCAAGGGCAGGGCATTGTGGTATCCGGCACCCTGGGAAAGAACGGTGTATTTATCGCCGATCAGGTGCTCGCCAAGCACGATGCCAAATACATGCCGCCGGAGGTAGAGGCTGCCATCAAGAAAGCGCAGATTCAGCAACGGCAAACTGTGCGACTCGCCAAAGACCCGCCGTGA